Below is a genomic region from Paraburkholderia phenazinium.
TAGCGAACCGCCTGCGCACGCTTTACGCCCAGTAATTCCGATTAACGCTTGCACCCTACGTATTACCGCGGCTGCTGGCACGTAGTTAGCCGGTGCTTATTCTTCCGGTACCGTCATCCACCCCGGGTATTAACCAGGATGATTTCTTTCCGGACAAAAGTGCTTTACAACCCGAAGGCCTTCTTCACACACGCGGCATTGCTGGATCAGGGTTGCCCCCATTGTCCAAAATTCCCCACTGCTGCCTCCCGTAGGAGTCTGGGCCGTGTCTCAGTCCCAGTGTGGCTGGTCGTCCTCTCAGACCAGCTACAGATCGTCGCCTTGGTAGGCCTTTACCCCACCAACTAGCTAATCTGCCATCGGCCGCCCCTGTAGCGAGAGGTCCTAAGATCCCCCCCTTTCCTCCGTAGAGCGTATGCGGTATTAATCCGGCTTTCGCCGGGCTATCCCCCACTACAGGACACGTTCCGATGTATTACTCACCCGTTCGCCACTCGCCACCAGGGTTGCCCCCGTGCTGCCGTTCGACTTGCATGTGTAAGGCATGCCGCCAGCGTTCAATCTGAGCCAGGATCAAACTCTTCAGTTCAATTCCTGTTACTGTTTTCGGGCTCTTTCGAACCCGGTCGCTCACTCAACGTACTGACGATGATTACGCCTGTCTCTCAACAGGCTAACCTTCCTCTAATACTGTGTGAGACTTGATACTTTCGCTTCATGCCAGATTCCGGAGAACCTGACCCGCGTCGCCATCAAGCGCCCACACTTATCGGCTGTTAATTTTTAAAGATCGAGTCCGCATTCACCACCAAACCGGCACCGCACTTCAACCACCCGGTACCGCTTCGTTCTGCGTCGCTGCATCAGCAGCAGAGAAACGAGATTATGAAGAACTTTCGCTACAGCGTCAACAGGTTTTTTTAACTTCCTGAACCTGCCCACCCCGCCGAAAGCCTTGCCACTGCTGGCTCTCCCGTCCCCGCGCTCCGGTGTCCGGAACGCGAAAGAACGAGATTCTAGCGACCCCACCCGGGCCTGGCAAGCTCTATCGGAAATTTATTTCAAGGGGCCTTTTGAACCGGCCGCGTCTCGTCAATCGGTGCCGGCCCGGACTCCGGCGCCAAGGTCCGAGCCGCAGACGAACCGATCGTCCAGTCGTGCAATACGGTGTAGGCCACGGCCAGCAGCGTCGGTCCAATAAACACGCCCAGGAAGCCGAACGCAAACGCGCCGCCAAGAATGCCCAGCATCACCAGAATCAACGGCATATCGCTGCTTTTGCCGATCAGGATCGGCTTGATGACGTTGTCCGACATACCCACCGCAACCACGCCCCAGATCACGAGGAAAATCGCCCAGCCCGTCGCACCGCCGTGGTAGAGCCAGATTGCAGCAGGCAGCCAGACAATCACCGGCCCGCCAGGGATAACCGACAGGAAGAACGTTGCCAATCCAAGCAACGCTGGGGCCGGCACCCCGGCGATCCAGCAGCCGAAGCCCGCGAGCACACCCTGCACCAGCGCCGTACCCAGAATGCCGTAGACGACGCCGCGCACGGTGTTGCCCGCCAGCGCCAACAGGTAATCGGCGCGTTCACCGGCGACTCGGCGCATCCCCGCATTCAACCAGGCCGCGGCCCCCTCGCCGCCAGTGTAGAAAAAGAACGCCAGCACAATACTGAGCGCGAGCAGCCCTAAACCATGCGTCACCGCAATGGCGGCAGCCAGAATCCACTTGCCGGCAGGCGCCGCAAGGGTTCGCAACTGCGCGATCAACTCGGAATTGCCGCTGGTCAAATGCGCCCAGAAAGCCTCGACATTGGGACCGACGAACGGTATGCGGACAACCCAGTCCGGCAGGTCGGGCAACCCATCTTCGAAAAGCTTTTGCACCAGTGCAACGATCTCGTGAACGTGGGCGCCGAACGCGAATCCCGCATAAACGAACGGTCCGAGAACCACGATCAGAATAATCAGTACGATCAGCAGCGCCGCAAGCTTACGCCGCCCGCCCACCACCGCGGTCAGCTTGCGGTACAAACCCCATGAGCTGTAGCTAAGAATGGCGCCCCACAGCAGCGCCGTCGTAAACGGCGCCAGCACCAGCAACGAACCGCCCACCAGCACAATCAATGCGAACACGGCGGCGAGCCGCTCGATCAGTTGGTCCGATTTCACTATGAATCTCCCTCGTTGTGTCAGACCACGGCGACGCTACGGCGCACGCTCATCGGCGCGACGCCGAACGCCGTCAGTATAAGAGTCCGTCACGCGACGGCCCTTACCTTGTGTCAACTACGTGGCTCAGGTCAACCCGTTCAGTGAACGCGATGTGTGCATTCAAGGCTCCCCTTCGACCACGCCCGCACGCTCTCTCGCGCGGCCCGATTCATCCTGCATTACGCGTAAATGATAGGACGGCACAGAAAAGACTAGAATATACGGTTCTGTGCACCCCACTCCTGGATTTATGCGCTCGCGAATCGCCAAACGTCTCCCCCCCGATGCCGACAAGCTCGTCGGTCTTTCGCTCGCGCTATTCGCGTCGGGCAGCCGCACCGAAGACCGCTTCTGGGAAGCGAAGCTCGATACGCTGCTAGCCAAGATCGTCCGCAACGCCAACCAGACAACGCTGGATGCCGCGCTCGACCATCTTCAGCAGAATCATCCGGACGCCTACGGGGCGCTCGCCGACATGGCCGAAACGCATAGCGAATCGTTCATCGTCGAGCACGAGGGCGTGCCGCATGAAGCCTTGCTGATCGCCGCGCCCGTGCTGGCCTGGACCCGCTACGCGATCCCCTCGGGCCCGCTGAAGAGCGACGCGGCGGATGCGCTGCGTGCGCATCTGCAGGCGCACGTGCTCGCCGCCGGAACCCGTGTCGCGATGGCGCCGTTCCTGTACAGCATCGACCAGTTGCCGCGCCACCACGTCGAAACGTGGCGCATCGCCCAGCAGCTCGCGCAAGCGGCGCTCGGCACCGCCGCCGCCAAGATCAACTTCGGCGAATTGCCGGAGACCTCGCCGATTCTGGCCGATCCGCGCTTCCTGCTGGCCGTGGTCGCAGCGCCCGTCGGCGCGCCGGTGTTCCGCTGGCAGGAAGAGGAGCACGGCAATCGCATCGAGCGCGGCCAATGCCTCGAACAGTGGGCCACGCAAGGCGGCGCCAATCTGTCTCTGGCGTTGCCCGGCTGCGAATTCGAGTGCCTGCTGCCGGATGCCTACTACTCGGCTTGCCGCGACGCCGACGAACGCGTGCGTCCGCACACGGTGCGCACCGCCGTGCGCTATCTGTTCGATACCATCAGCGCAGCGCCGGCCGATCTGCGCGCCGTGGTCGCCGGCTTCGGCGAGCGCCGGATCGACGAATATCGCGTCGGCTTCACGCGCCGCGGCAGCAACGATGTGATCTATGGCGTCGTCTGGCCTTTGTACGGCCGCGAAAACGGCGAATCGGGCATCGACGAGGAACCGCAAGAAGAGCCCACCTCCAACGGCCCGCTCGAAGAAATCGTCGCACTGCTGAAGGAAACCGGCGTGACGGACATCCGCCGTCATGCGGGCCGCTTCGAACCCGAATATTGCGATGACTGCGGGGTGCCGCTGTATGCCGACCCGCTCGGTGAAATCGTGCATGCCGAAATGCCGGAAGACGCCGAACCCGCGCAACCGCACTTCCACTGACGAAAGCCGCTGCCGTCCGCCACCCTCAAGCGGGGCGGCGCGAGTCGGCCAGCCAGAAGAACGAAACGGCCCAATCGGCATATGCCGATTGGGCCGTTTTCTTTTCCGGCGACGCCAACCATGTCACTCATCCTATGCCTTCCGGCCAGGCCGTCAAGACGCAAGGAATTTGTCATCATTAGGCTGGTGGCTCATCGCAATGCAAGCGGCTTCATTTGCCGCTCGCGAGCATCGTGCCACCACGACCGATTCATCTGGAGGCATGGCATGCGTTTTTCGGTTCTCAACTCCGACGCGGAACGACGCGACGGACTCAAGGCGTTGTTGCGGCAAATCGACCGTCAGGCGCGTTTTAACGAAGCCCAGGACTGGCGCCAGGTCGATCGCGCATTGCGTCGGCAACTGCCCGATCTGCTGGTCATCGACTGGCAGGACTGGATGTCCACCATGGAGATCCGTCGGCTGCTGCTCGAACATCCCAGCCTGCGGGTGGCCGTGCTGACCGACGATACCTCGCCCAAATGCGTGCGCAATCTGCTGGATAAGGGCGTGCTCGGAGTGGTGCTGCGCGACACCGATCCGCGCCTGATCGTGCGGGCGCTCGAGATCGTGCTGCTCGGCGGCCACTATGTCCCGGCGGGCGCGCTAGCACTGCCGCCACCACCGCAGCCCGAACCCGCGCCTCGCCAACCCGACGTCGTAGCCAACAAACCGCCGCCTCGGCGCACGCGGCTCGCGAGCGGTCTCTCGCCGCGCCAGGAGCAGATCATGCGGTGTGTCCACATGGGCAGCACCAACAAGATGATTGCCCGCACGCTCGGCATCAGCGAGGGCACCGTCAAGATCCATCTGGCCAGCATCTTCCAGCAACTCGGCGCGCCCAACCGGGCAGCTGCCGTGGCGCTCTACAACGGCTGGCTATCGGCCCAGCTCGAAGTGCTGCGCAGCGACCACGACAGCACTCCGCGGCCGGTCATGGGCCAGCCAGGGGTCATCCCGTTGCGCGCTCGCAACCCGGCGACGTTCAAGTACCCATTGCCTGCGAACGACGCCACGGACACCTTGCCGATGGCGGCCGAACCCACCGTTCCATTTGGCGATCCGGGTTCCGAAGAATCGAGCTGAGCGGGCCGACCCACCCGAGGCACGCCGAGCCGCCTGCCAACGGTGCTTGACCTCCGGCATGAAATCCGCCCTTTCGTCGTAGCTGGCATGGAATCCGCTCACACCTTTTTCCGTCCAACGAGTAATATGAGATGTATGGGTTTCCTCTATACACCGCTTCCGCTATGGGTCGCTGTCGGTGGCTGGATTGCCACCGCGCTGCTGCTCGCGCTCGCGCTGTGGAAAAATCCTTTCAAACGACTGCAAGACGCGACGCTTCAACATGTCTGGCTTGCCATCATCGTTGCTGTGTCGGTACTGTGGGCCAGCAACGCGTGGCTCGACGACGGCACCGTGATGCATCTGCTCGGTGCAACCCTGGTCGTTACGCTGTTCGACTGGGCCCTGGCGCTCGTTGCCATGGCCGCAGTCACCGGGCTCGCGGCGGTCGTCTTCGATGCGCCCTGGCAAGGCATCGCGCTCACGTTCATCATCTACGGTGCATTGCCGGTAGGCATCTCGGCATTGCTGCAACGCGCCTGCATTGCCTGGCTGCCGCGCAACCTGTTCATGTTCATCTTTGGCCAGGGCTTCGTATCGCCTGCCATTGCGGTCGCGTTGACAGCCGGCGCCGCGGTGGGCACCCACATCGCGATCTCCGGCGGCTCAATGACCGTGGTGCCCGTCGGCTACGCGTTCAGCGTCTTTCTGCTCGCGACCGGCGAGGCCTGGTTCACCGGGATGTCCACGGCGCTGATCGCCGTCTACCGGCCTGCGTGGGTTACCACGTACGATGTGCGCCGCTACCGGCTCGGCGGTCCACGCATCTGAAGCGCATCCGGCCTGACCGGGTGCTTCAGCGCTTCGATGCGCGAGCTACGACGCATCGCAATCTGCTCCCTGCAGCGCGGCAATCAGCGACAATCAGCCGCCGTCGCGCATGCTCGATTCGAGACCGCGTACCACGACAAGGCAAAAAATTTGTGTCAGGATTGAACTCCTTCCAGTCGTCAGGCATCTTACGTGCCTGATGTCTCAATAGCGCCTACCGAACTTGATGGATTGCACTAACGTACCGCGCCGATTGCTGCGGGTGGTCGGCCGGTTAGCAGCATGTGCAGCGAGTGTCTCGCTCATATGCTCCGCTCCCGCATTCGCCGATCAGCTCGAACAGCACAACGAACTCGTCAATAAATTCGTCAATGACCTGCACGCCGATCCGCTCGTCGCGGATTGCGCGGCGCATGGCAATTTTGTCGCCAGCACCTCCAGCGCTTTCGACCACGTCGAATTCCCGCCAAGCTCATTCGATAGCGCCCATGCGTCGGTCACGCCATGGAACGATTCGTTCGACGAGGGCAAGCAGCGCGTCAAGGTCGACAACATCGTCACGGTGGAAGGCCTCGGCATCCGCCAGAACGGCGATAGCGACCCGGCCGATCTGAAATTCCGCTGCGGCTACGTGGGCACCCAGATGCTGGCGTTCAGCTGGAACGATCCGGTGCCGCCGGCCCGACCGAGCGTGTCGAAGCCGTCCGGCAAGCACAAAGGTGGCAAGGGCAAGCACTCGACCGGCAACAAGTCGTCGACGAAGAAATCGTCCGGCAAGAATTCGAAGCAAACCGCTTCGAGCAAATCAGGCAGCAAATCGAGCAGCAAGAAAACGTCGGCGAAGAAAACGCAATGACGCCATAGCGCCGCGGCACGCGCCGTTGCAGCACCCGGCCCAAAAACTAAGCGAGGCATGCGCTCAACGCGCATGCCTCGCTTTTTTGTTGCGACGAATCCGGGCGCGACCAGCACTAACAGCAAGCATTCGCCGCGCGCCCCACTCCCGCCTTAAGCGAACGTCTCGACGTGACGCAGAATCGCCTGGAGCATCGCCGCCCCGAGCGATGCACTCCGCTCGCCGTTCCAGCCCACCCGCTCGTCC
It encodes:
- a CDS encoding AI-2E family transporter, which codes for MKSDQLIERLAAVFALIVLVGGSLLVLAPFTTALLWGAILSYSSWGLYRKLTAVVGGRRKLAALLIVLIILIVVLGPFVYAGFAFGAHVHEIVALVQKLFEDGLPDLPDWVVRIPFVGPNVEAFWAHLTSGNSELIAQLRTLAAPAGKWILAAAIAVTHGLGLLALSIVLAFFFYTGGEGAAAWLNAGMRRVAGERADYLLALAGNTVRGVVYGILGTALVQGVLAGFGCWIAGVPAPALLGLATFFLSVIPGGPVIVWLPAAIWLYHGGATGWAIFLVIWGVVAVGMSDNVIKPILIGKSSDMPLILVMLGILGGAFAFGFLGVFIGPTLLAVAYTVLHDWTIGSSAARTLAPESGPAPIDETRPVQKAP
- a CDS encoding DUF2863 family protein, encoding MRSRIAKRLPPDADKLVGLSLALFASGSRTEDRFWEAKLDTLLAKIVRNANQTTLDAALDHLQQNHPDAYGALADMAETHSESFIVEHEGVPHEALLIAAPVLAWTRYAIPSGPLKSDAADALRAHLQAHVLAAGTRVAMAPFLYSIDQLPRHHVETWRIAQQLAQAALGTAAAKINFGELPETSPILADPRFLLAVVAAPVGAPVFRWQEEEHGNRIERGQCLEQWATQGGANLSLALPGCEFECLLPDAYYSACRDADERVRPHTVRTAVRYLFDTISAAPADLRAVVAGFGERRIDEYRVGFTRRGSNDVIYGVVWPLYGRENGESGIDEEPQEEPTSNGPLEEIVALLKETGVTDIRRHAGRFEPEYCDDCGVPLYADPLGEIVHAEMPEDAEPAQPHFH
- a CDS encoding response regulator transcription factor, with product MRFSVLNSDAERRDGLKALLRQIDRQARFNEAQDWRQVDRALRRQLPDLLVIDWQDWMSTMEIRRLLLEHPSLRVAVLTDDTSPKCVRNLLDKGVLGVVLRDTDPRLIVRALEIVLLGGHYVPAGALALPPPPQPEPAPRQPDVVANKPPPRRTRLASGLSPRQEQIMRCVHMGSTNKMIARTLGISEGTVKIHLASIFQQLGAPNRAAAVALYNGWLSAQLEVLRSDHDSTPRPVMGQPGVIPLRARNPATFKYPLPANDATDTLPMAAEPTVPFGDPGSEESS
- a CDS encoding energy-coupling factor ABC transporter permease; translation: MGFLYTPLPLWVAVGGWIATALLLALALWKNPFKRLQDATLQHVWLAIIVAVSVLWASNAWLDDGTVMHLLGATLVVTLFDWALALVAMAAVTGLAAVVFDAPWQGIALTFIIYGALPVGISALLQRACIAWLPRNLFMFIFGQGFVSPAIAVALTAGAAVGTHIAISGGSMTVVPVGYAFSVFLLATGEAWFTGMSTALIAVYRPAWVTTYDVRRYRLGGPRI
- a CDS encoding BspC domain-containing protein, with amino-acid sequence MDCTNVPRRLLRVVGRLAACAASVSLICSAPAFADQLEQHNELVNKFVNDLHADPLVADCAAHGNFVASTSSAFDHVEFPPSSFDSAHASVTPWNDSFDEGKQRVKVDNIVTVEGLGIRQNGDSDPADLKFRCGYVGTQMLAFSWNDPVPPARPSVSKPSGKHKGGKGKHSTGNKSSTKKSSGKNSKQTASSKSGSKSSSKKTSAKKTQ